In Cryptomeria japonica chromosome 5, Sugi_1.0, whole genome shotgun sequence, the genomic window CAGCCGATACCAGGTTGTACCTGTGATTTTAAATGATGGTTCTGCTCTTGCAGCTCGTGATAGGTTTTCATCAGTTGCTCTTCCTCCTGATCCAAAACATAAAACCCATGAGAAGCATTTCCTTTGATCAAAACTAGTTAAAAACACTTGTTTGAATGCATAAGAGATGGtacattatttaaaaattaaaaaataaagtggAAACCAGTGATAAACAAGCCAACCTTTTTCAATGTACTCTTTTCTGAAGAGAGTGTGTTCACCATTTCTTTCAATTCCTTGTGTGTCTGCATTCATCAAAACCTATATCTTAGTCATGTACAAGAACTCTTACCTTTCCAACAAGAGGAACATTTCATGCACCTAGAAACACAAAATTCTATACATACAAAAATGTGTATATATAAATGCAAGTGCATGCAAAAAAAATCAAGTGCATGCCAAAAAAGCAAGTACTGAAAAATGTGTATTTTCTCACTCAAAAATTATAAGTTCATATATATGGATATCACTCAAAAATTATAAGTTCATATATATGGATACCAACCTTTTTCTTAGGCAGCCTTCTCCTACATACATTTTTTACACTCGTCTCCTGCATAATTCCAAACCCAACTCAAAAACTAAGATAAATTTCAAAACCCATTCAAAAAACTCAGAGAAAACACAAACCCAACCCAAAGACATATAAATTTCAAGCCCCATTCAAAAAACGCAGAGAAAACACAAACCCAACTCAAAAACTAAGGAAAATCTCAGACCCAATATCTTACCGATGACTTAAGACTAATTCAAAAACTCCAACCCAGAGAAAACACAAACCCAACCCAAAGACATATAAATTTCAAGCCCCATTCAAAAAACTCAGAGAAAACACAAACCCAACTCAAATACTAAGGAAAATCTCAGACCCAATATCTTACCGATGACTTAAGACTAATTCAAAAACATGTGAAGAAGAGTACAAAACATGCAATTCAGACAACACCCTAAACCCATTATAAACAACTCAAATTACCCACATTCCATTATCATCATAGACAAGAATCGAACAGCCACAATTCAAAACCCATTAAATCATAAAGACCCGCTTACATTTGAAGACGGTACAAACCCAACTGAAAAACTAAGAAAAATCTCAGACCCAACATCTTAACGATGACTTCAGAAGAAGAGCACAAAACATGCAATTAGACAACACCATAAACCCATTATAAACAACTCAAATTAACCACATTCCATTATCATCAATAGGCAAAAGTCGAACAGCGACAATCCAAAACCCATTAAATCATAAAGACCCGCTTACATTTGAAGACGGCGGCGGCCCACCTGCCCTCTCATCAAACTCATCACTTTCACTCCAAGATAAGCCAAGTGCCGTCAAGGGACTTCTGTTGGCCAGTTTGGATTGGTGGGTAGGGCGGGTGTCACTAAGGCCATCTCTAGCGATAGCAGATCGCCTCCTTTTGACTGCCCACCGAACCAAAAAGCAATCCAAATGACAAAGCATTAGCAGAGCATCTGCTACTTCCATTTCTTCTGCTGTAAAACCTCTGCTGCGCTTCTTTGACCTCTCCATAGCTGCTGCTACAAATCCTTCAATTACAAATCTGGGTAAGGCTACTCAAACACGGCTTAAATAGGCAATTTTTCCCTGCTATTTTTGAAAGTGGACGTGAAGATTGCCACCAGCGTGGTTGGGGTTTTAGGGTGCTTTTCCAAGCGCCGAATGCGAATGAAAAAGAGGAGGTGGATGGGCTGGATTGGTGAAGAAATGAAATTTCGTAAGATGGGCTGTGGCAAATCATGCCACGTGGCAGGCTGACGGCTAATTCCCTCCTTTCCCTGCGGTGTTTTTAGGGTTTAAAAGTCGTGAAATCCTAGCAAGGAAATACGAAGAATTGCGGGGTTGATTTTCATTCGTGCATGACACCTCGGATAAACAAGCTTGTGCAAAGTTTCTCTCTTGAACACCCTTTAAACTATACAAATGGGGAAATCACTTTAATGTTCTATGTGGTCATGCGGGGTTGATTTTCATTCGTGCATGACACCTCGGATAAACAAGCTTGTGCAAAGTTTCTCTCTTAAACACCCTTTAAACTATACAAATGGGGAAATCACTTTAATGTTCTATGTGGTCCTTTCTCTTATGAATTCAAGCTTATATTAATGAAAACAACTTTATACTCAAATAAATGGTTTCACTACAATTTATTTACAAGCAAtaatcaaaaccaaaaaaaattaaagttttgagtTTTGAATTGATTTAACTGATTTGAATTGgaattatataatttaaatgaattaaatGTGATGTTTAATTTGAAATTTGGAAGGAGGAATATGTTGTTTAAGATATTAAGAATTGATTCATGGATGTGTTCAAAATTAGGGTCTTGTTTTGATGTATGCATCAAATTTCCAACGGGGGAATCTTTGCACATGTACAACTAATGTAGCACATAAATTAAGCCTAAAATTGGATAAGTGAATTGGCAAGAAATTGATAATTGTAATAGACTCATCTAGACATATTGTACATGTGTATGCAATGGTGTGGTTTTTATAGACGTTGTTTGGAAACTTATTAGGAAAGGATTAACTCTCTTTTGGTCAAGCCTCTAGGTGGACCAATTCAATAGCTTTGAATAATGATCAAAGATAATATGCAAGCAT contains:
- the LOC131054724 gene encoding uncharacterized protein LOC131054724 isoform X3, which gives rise to MERSKKRSRGFTAEEMEVADALLMLCHLDCFLVRWAVKRRRSAIARDGLSDTRPTHQSKLANRSPLTALGLSWSESDEFDERAGGPPPSSNETSVKNVCRRRLPKKKTHKELKEMVNTLSSEKSTLKKEEEQLMKTYHELQEQNHHLKSQLAACLNQRREQKLLSTPQPTSSSSDKGSIPDYLGLLFVVFASVKRSPKTLGLYLVRGPHQKQMLKNARYGYAANVLLEFHCNLLLARLMRRVSWLLSHPEAFYPPLKMEMSADRHEYVTVKLELVTQSSRSILSRTAAEEEDIIR
- the LOC131054724 gene encoding uncharacterized protein LOC131054724 isoform X4 encodes the protein MERSKKRSRGFTAEEMEVADALLMLCHLDCFLVRWAVKRRRSAIARDGLSDTRPTHQSKLANRSPLTALGLSWSESDEFDERAGGPPPSSNETSVKNVCRRRLPKKKTHKELKEMVNTLSSEKSTLKKEEEQLMKTYHELQEQNHHLKSQLAACLNQRREQKLLSTPQPTSSSSDKGSIPDYLGLLFVVFASVKRSPKTLGLYLVRGPHQKQMLKNARLMRRVSWLLSHPEAFYPPLKMEMSADRHEYVTVKLELVTQSSRSILSRTAAEEEDIIR